In a genomic window of Mastacembelus armatus chromosome 3, fMasArm1.2, whole genome shotgun sequence:
- the LOC113122046 gene encoding collagen and calcium-binding EGF domain-containing protein 1-like isoform X2, which translates to MGQCIPESVDVCAASPCEQQCTDNFGRVVCTCYPGYRFDRERHRNHISPYCLDIDECEDPGSNMCDHECVNTVGSFLCHCRTGYILAPDQHSCIPVHNLSSSGKSDTMMSAGTCSFTCQDFMNMKNTLLQLKLKLGNTQLSNQVPGLANSSDKPSLGRAGKSTDSPRLPGLPGPPGAPGVPGHRGEPGKRGDQGERGPPGPRGPRGDMGPMGPEPDLKHIKRGRRGPVGPSGAPGRDGLKGERGAPGARGPPGPPGSFDFLLLMMADIRNDIIELQEKVFGERRGISLDSPPHSSSEVDFVEWGSGQGDLMLNT; encoded by the exons ATGGGCCAGTGCATACCTGAAA GCGTAGATGTGTGTGCTGCATCGCCCTGTGAGCAGCAGTGCACTGATAACTTTGGACGAGTTGTCTGCACATGTTACCCCGGGTATCGCTTCGACCGAGAAAGACATCGGAACCACATATCTCCTTACTGCCTGG acattgATGAGTGTGAGGACCCAGGCAGCAACATGTGTGACCATGAGTGTGTGAACACAGTGGGCAGCTTCCTGTGTCACTGTCGCACTGGCTATATACTTGCTCCGGACCAGCATTCATGCATCCCTGTACACAACT TGAGCTCCTCGGGGAAGTCAGACACCATGATGAGTGCTGGCACTTGCTCATTCACCTGTCAGGATTTTatgaacatgaaaaacactCTGCTGCAGCTAAAACTAAAGCTGGGAAACACACAGTTATCAAATCAG gTACCTGGCCTGGCCAACAGCAGTGATAAACCATCTCTGGGGAGGGCAGGAAAAAGTACTGATAGCCCTCGTCTTCCTGGTCTACCTGGCCCTCCGGGAGCTCCTGGGGTCCCTG GACACCGAGGAGAACCAGGAAAGAGAGGAGACCAAGGGGAGAGAGGCCCCCCTGGCCCTCGGGGTCCACGGGGAGACATGGGACCCATGGGTCCAGAGCCAGACTTGAAGCATATCAAAAGAGGCCGCAGAGGGCCAGTG GGACCATCTGGGGCCCCAGGAAGAGATGGACTAAAG GGTGAAAGAGGAGCTCCAGGTGCCAGAGGTCCACCA GGACCACCTGGTTCTTTTGATTTCCTTCTGCTAATGATGGCCGACATACGTAATGACATCATTGAACTGCAGGAGAAGGTATTTGGGGAGCGGCGAGGCATCTCTCTGGACAGTCCTCCTCATTCCAGCAGTGAAGTGGATTTTGTGGAGTGGGGCTCTGGACAAGGCGATCTCATGCTCAATACTTGA